In Megalopta genalis isolate 19385.01 chromosome 17, iyMegGena1_principal, whole genome shotgun sequence, a single genomic region encodes these proteins:
- the LOC117222869 gene encoding uncharacterized protein LOC117222869 isoform X2: protein MSFLERIRNFVFLGSILSTVCVTIGQQCFDDGNEICIDENDILSVDLLPGSFLFPDQQIAKNTSTVLDNKVVDGSINDALNNMEFHRKRMNEYLCHGYMAMEIVKLMSTPRVKRRLGTSENNELRDLVDVDNVTVHDKLLADEGSLKYKNWLQRRTTLDDVYRHYIPRKKMGKVHGSRDDNIEDFDGEVTGYAMQAPLPSGKVGFYEGNDGDDDHMISSSSGHNIYYGHSYGHGGDPYSHHSEVFPAIHEEHYYPPIQYNEHHEHEEEYHKPYYYKGKGSELSIQDFFEIALTALAFLAFGLFVIQLLMNMTNTMTTTMATVVTTARRSKRNIAGLPFFYNSNEELNELAYNVLRSIEGALVADLDSGNCLRRILCEGNKHSTQTADARKIWAPVWRNELAIR from the exons ATGAGTTTCCTCGAACGTATTCGTAATTTCGTGTTTCTCGGTTCGATTTTGTCCACTGTTTGTGTTACAATTGGACAACAGTGCTTCGATGACGGCAACGAGATCTGCATCGACGAAAACGACATATTATCGGTGGATCTTCTGCCTGGATCATTCCTGTTCCCGGATCAGCAGATAGCGAAAAATACGTCTACCGTTCTCGATAACAAAGTGGTCGACGGATCTATTAACGATGCGTTAAACAACATGGAATTTCACAG GAAAAGAATGAACGAATACTTGTGCCACGGGTACATGGCTATGGAAATCGTGAAGCTGATGAGCACACCCAGAGTTAAAAGGCGACTGGGCACCTCGGAAAATAATGAACTGCGTGACTTGGTGGATGTCGATAATGTTACTGTTCACGACAAACTGTTGGCGGACGAGGGAAgcttgaaatataaaaattggcTGCAACG GAGGACTACACTGGACGACGTGTACCGACACTATATTCCTCGTAAGAAAATGGGTAAAGTTCATGGTTCTAGGGATGATAATATCGAAGATTTCGATGGTGAAGTTACGGGATACGCGATGCAAGCGCCATTACCATCTGGCAAAGTAGGTTTCTACGAGGGAAACGACGGAGACGATG ATCACATGATCTCGTCTTCTTCCGGTCATAATATTTACTACGGCCATTCTTACGGCCACGGGGGTGATCCATACTCTCATCACAGCGAAGTTTTCCCGGCTATACACGAAGAACACTATTACCCACCGATACAGTATAACGAGCATCACGAACACGAAGAAGAGTATCATAAACCGTATTATTATAAAGGAAAAGGGAGCGAACTTTCGATACAAGATTTCTTCGAAATTGCTCTTACGGCTCTGGCGTTTCTAGCGTTCGGACTGTTTGTCATACAACTGTTAATGAACATGACG AACACTATGACTACGACTATGGCTACTGTAGTGACCACTGCTAGACGTTCCAAGAGAAATATTGCTGGCTTGCCTTTCTTTTATAACAGCAACGAAGAattgaacgagttagcttataatgtTCTGAGATCTATCGAGGGTGCTCTTGTGGCTGATCTGGATTCCGGTAATTGTCTTCGCAGGATCCTTTGCGAAGGAAACAAGCATTCCACGCAGACCGCTGATGCACGAAAAATTTGGGCTCCCGTTTGGAG GAATGAGCTGGCTATCAGGTAG